The Caenorhabditis elegans chromosome II genome has a segment encoding these proteins:
- the C01B9.1 gene encoding DUF38 domain-containing protein (Confirmed by transcript evidence), which translates to MNDLCKKLSHLFSKPKNKTSSKILTSTLNSFQNSSRIGIRIIVSNTVRLTIYTRKSPPRITINFQGITASMKYVNAILAIEIPISYISIQFVNRECWKSLNPEVVSHVGMLLLEEMAKMLKSSNVKLKKFSVRLFETPSDPIEKILSDLDVKVLVLKTDWDEDDEDKKPIQKVESDNWKKVRALYINSFYLAGPVQQISHLSTASCFFNSINFDDLVFLKNHFLDAPHAREYVIHYREFDGHPMMVLPQKMGLITIVGDPIDVDHCETGEDIYKFHVMDENHDISINLCMREYANLHSITFTREPPLVKQFSDPIVTNYHSSTVELLENSQNISVFLVILRDSIMFQLTYQPKTSLEKQNAIFDYKKQMSGCSVNSENRTELGVNLDYRTLFCTHLKYLLDRIGYCTFAAFSFVFYGKLMSEYVVGDESDMLHMEFFNVFDKFVQPNSIKALVFSVNFKFHPLAINYITSVLSFFQPGPLQSIMLDMDKRTTAMNLESIVRLEQWEQAAMILMSDITVKFARRDFGHLGIAKIIAHPISFEDLTFLKEHFITSDIPQMFEIKYLRSSEINVNVAQKLLETFGPPAHEEYASAEQCDRIWCLPISNSENCVLVKHIFCRRREYGSFNFSRRLASELELMSTTSPNRSQILSALVKKIEALKNWSLKVRIDEGQVQINFTHSPWPTKSICYKNHREGCLLEYEFHKVVFDENFAVASCDDLNFVMNSVQEFDKFEIESGEISAPNRDDDPNNSNETILPYWLTNLKTHLKQRSQMLTVGTFKLNLKNHAPNNRFFSILSLIASETIELKTTVQEAKLKLKEINVTNAKEFKAESFQLSVPIKLLLHFSNVSATLQTVSIQDLNILKEHFLNSPIKLKFIINDTLSKNEDVNVTNLLEMFGAPDRIEDVLMEWRIRTLSTKFELVIEYRPCVPMGQSFTFESFAIADTVFEKEHQTLGPINNLAMLPLSFTTRSVILPSTLNSMKGAQLTEIYMSVERIRITIFFRYFLHNHENCRTHEYERYQKGCRVKCDLQEEVARHQDFISLAISHLSVILKSHDNMVRFKIYLRDDSEEDDVDKKVLQALVEALKERQNKLRIKYLEVYFWKRPLIELAASLLSWCDPIDLIRIVLEAPFFKGIVIEPEACELLVNLEQWKSVRQMMCPSLVFPTALSSFEHFSAANFTVPTISLEQLNSLKKHFMNFTTEFIFAIHFLAYKDQDINNMGERGPKPQDVFCTPSQAEYGNEELGNKRWYLPMENTEYQLDIIYLRCGRQGVPVYIFKREPLIKLHPLRKAEKAPPFDMLRLVTWFPLIMKNILNDCAFVSVEVLRNVSKDIRQFVDRNRRNSIFQTYDISLSLSSDDAKLCIRQFNSHTIFHYSPQPIGCKLKITELTQFGRFQSMRQLNMTDDTYINYLMRILQYILRDQRDCLNFFTYGLHFENDNEAAEARRQVKKILLPNALRSHKFQLVNLDLTVRNESEILELLECFDAGKLKCLILEFARKKEEETGGTIEINRIAEMDHWRNLEEFAVVDYVINADPLNFNQLFGHFKTLNVCLQNFTVDNLLFMKQKSLASSLYLHFICENFELENLYELIGRPLLETANAVKYRKWFFKLIGSIENTLILIIHTQNGKIHIQITRIPTSDVPQNATIRVDFE; encoded by the exons atgaatgatttgTGTAAAAAACTGTcccatttattttcaaagccgaaaaacaaaac ATCATCTAAAATCTTGACCTCCACATTGAATTCCTTTCAAAACTCCAGTAGAATTGGAATCCGAATCATCGTTTCAAATACCGTCCGATTGACCATCTACACCCGAAAAAGCCCTCCCAGGATAACAATTAACTTTCAAGGCATTACCGCCTCCATGAAATATGTAAATGCGATTCTAGCAatcgaaattccaatttcttatATATCTATCCAGTTTGTTAACAGAGAGTGTTGGAAGTCACTAAATCCCGAAGTAGTGTCTCATGTCGGGATGCTACTATTAGAGGAAATGGCCAAAATGCTGAAATCAAGCAATGTGAagctaaaaaagttttctgtaCGTCTTTTCGAGACGCCATCAGACCCTATCGAGAAAATTCTATCAGATTTGGATGTGAAAGTTTTGGTATTGAAGACAGACTgggatgaagatgatgaagataaGAAGCCTATTCAAAAAGTCGAATCGGATAACTGGAAAAAGGTCAGAGCGCTGTACATCAACTCGTTCTATTTGGCGGGTCCTGTTCAACAAATCTCACATTTGTCGACTGCCTCATGCTTTTTCAATTCGATCAATTTCGACGATTTGGtcttcttgaaaaat CATTTCCTCGATGCACCACATGCACGTGAATACGTCATTCACTATCGAGAATTCGATGGGCATCCTATGATGGTACTTCCTCAAAAAATGGGATTAATTACAATCGTGGGAGATCCAATCGATGTAGATCATTGTGAAACTGGAGAAGACATCTACAAATTTCACGTGATGGACGAGAATCACgatatttcaattaatttgtgTATGAGGGAATACGCAAATTTGCATTCGATTACTTTTACACGGGAGCCGCCTTTGGTGAAGCAGTTTTCGGA CCCAATCGTGACAAACTACCACTCGTCGACTGTCGAGTTACTCGAAAACAGCCAGAACATTAGTGTCTTTCTAGTGATACTGAGAGACTCCATTATGTTTCAACTCACTTATCAACCGAAAACTAGCttggaaaaacaaaatgcCATCTTCGATTATAAAAAGCAGATGTCTGGATGCTCTGTGAATTCTGAGAATAGAACTGAATTGGGTGTGAATCTAGATTATCGTACTCTTTTTTGCACCCACTTGAAGTACTTATTAGACAGAATTGGATATTGTACATTTGCAGCATTTTCCTTTGTGTTCTACGGAAAATTAATGAGTGAATATGTTGTAGGAGATGAAAGTGATATGTTACACATGGAGTTTTTCAATGTATTCGATAAATTTGTTCAACCAAATTCCATAAAAGCATTGGTATTTAGtgtcaatttcaaatttcatccTCTCGCTATCAATTACATCACCTCGGTACTCTCATTCTTCCAACCCGGCCCGCTTCAATCTATCATGCTTGACATGGATAAAAGGACAACCGCTATGAACTTGGAAAGTATTGTGCGCCTGGAACAATGGGAACAAGCTGCTATGATTTTGATGTCGGATATTACTGTGAAATTCGCAAGGAGGGATTTTGGGCATTTGGGCATTGCAAAAATCATAGCCCACCCGATTTCTTTCGAAGATCTAACGTTTCTAAAAGAG CATTTTATCACTTCTGACATCCCTCAGATGTTTGAGATTAAGTATCTCCGTTCCTCTGAGATCAATGTCAATGTTGCTCAGAAACTTCTAGAGACATTTGGACCACCAGCTCACGAAGAGTATGCAAGTGCAGAGCAATGTGATCGAATTTGGTGCCTTCCGATTTCAAATTCCGAGAATTGTGTTCTCGTCAAACACATATTCTGTCGTCGGCGAGAGTACGGCTCATTCAACTTCAGTCGACGCTTGGCATCTGAGTTGGAGTTGATGAG cacCACATCTCCCAACCGATCTCAAATACTCTCTGCACTCGTCAAGAAAATAGAAGCGTTGAAAAACTGGTCTCTCAAAGTTAGAATAGATGAGGGCCAGGTTCAGATCAACTTCACTCACTCACCCTGGCCGACCAAAAGCATCTGCTATAAAAATCACAGAGAAGGATGTCTGTTGGAGTATGAATTTCACAAAGTAGTGTTTGATGAGAACTTTGCCGTTGCATCCTGTGATGATCTGAACTTCGTAATGAATAGTGTGCAAGAGTTTGAcaagtttgaaattgaatctGGCGAGATCTCAGCGCCAAATCGAGACGATGATCCAAATAACTctaatgaaacaattttaccATATTGGTTGACTAATCTGAAAACACATTTGAAGCAAAGATCACAGATGCTTACTGTCGGAACTTTTAAgctgaacttgaaaaatcacgCTCCAAACAATCGGTTCTTTTCAATCCTGTCACTGATTGCCTCGGAAACTATCGAGTTGAAGACTACTGTCCAGGAAGCAAAGTTAAAGTTGAAAGAAATTAATGTAACAAATGCCAAGGAGTTTAAAGCAGAATCGTTTCAATTATCCGTTCCTATCAAATTGttgcttcatttttcaaatgtgtcTGCGACGTTACAGACAGTTTCAATTCAAGATCTCAATATATTGAAAGAG cacttCCTGAATTCTCCAATCAAGCTCAAGTTTATCATCAACGACactctttcaaaaaatgaagatgtgAATGTTACAAACCTACTGGAAATGTTTGGAGCACCCGACCGTATTGAAGATGTCCTCATGGAATGGCGTATTCGGACTCTTAGCACAAAATTCGAGCTAGTCATAGAATACCGCCCATGTGTTCCCATGGGTCAATCATTcacttttgaaagttttgcgATTGCTGACACCGTATTTGAAAAG gaacaTCAAACACTCGGTCCAATCAATAACCTAGCCATGTTGCCACT CTCCTTCACTACTCGATCCGTAATTCTCCCCTCCACATTGAATTCCATGAAAGGCGCACAACTCACTGAGATTTACATGTCAGTTGAACGTATCCGAATTACAATATTCTTCCGTTATTTTCTCCATAATCATGAAAATTGTCGAACCCACGAGTATGAACGTTATCAGAAAGGGTGCCGGGTTAAATGTGATCTTCAAGAAGAGGTAGCTCGACACCAAGACTTTATCTCGTTGGCGATTTCCCATTTGTCAGTGATTCTGAAGAGTCACGATAACATGGTtcgattcaaaatttatctacGCGATGATTCTGAAGAGGACGACGTTGATAAAAAGGTTCTTCAAGCCCTTGTTGAAGCGCTTAAAGAACGACAGAACAAGCTGAGAATTAAATATTTAGAGGTATATTTCTGGAAGCGACCGCTCATCGAACTCGCCGCCTCGCTATTGTCATGGTGCGACCCCATAGATCTTATAAGAATTGTTTTGGAAGCACCATTTTTCAAAGGCATAGTCATCGAACCGGAAGCTTGTGAACTACTTGTCAACCTAGAACAGTGGAAAAGTGTGAGACAGATGATGTGTCCGTCGCTCGTGTTTCCAACTGCACTGTCaagttttgagcatttttctgcCGCTAACTTCACTGTTCCAACAATCAGTTTGGAGCAGttgaattcattgaaaaag CACTTTATGAATTTCACCACTGAATTCATATTTGCCATTCACTTTCTCGCTTACAAAGATCAAGACATCAATAATATGGGAGAAAGAGGACCGAAACCCCAAGACGTTTTTTGTACACCTTCTCAGGCTGAATACGGAAATGAAGAATTAGGAAATAAACGGTGGTATTTGCCAATGGAAAATACGGAGTATCAACTCGATATAATTTATCTACGTTGTGGAAGGCAAGGGGTTCCAGTGTATATTTTCAAGcgg GAACCTCTCATAAAACTGCACCCACTAAGAAAAGCAGAAAAAGCGCCACCGTTTGATATGCTGCGGCTCGTCACCTGGTTCCCGCTGattatgaaaaacattttgaatgatTGTGCATTCGTCTCAGT GGAAGTGCTCCGCAATGTCTCCAAAGACATTCGCCAGTTCGTAGATCGGAATCGGAGAAATTCAATATTCCAAACATATGACATTTCACTAAGTTTGTCCAGTGATGATGCCAAACTCTGTATACGACAGTTCAACTCGCACACCATTTTTCACTACTCCCCGCAACCAATAGGCTGCAAGCTCAAAATCACTGAGTTGACTCAGTTCGGACGCTTTCAGAGCATGCGACAGCTGAATATGACAGACGACACCTATATAAACTATCTGATGCGTATTCTTCAGTACATTTTAAGAGATCAGAGAGATTGTCTCAACTTTTTCACGTATGgccttcattttgaaaatgacaatGAGGCAGCCGAGGCAAGAAGACAAGTCAAGAAAATTCTCCTGCCAAATGCACTTCGGAGCCACAAGTTCCAGTTAGTAAATTTAGATTTAACCGTAAGAAACGAATCGGAAATTTTGGAGCTTCTCGAATGCTTTGacgctggaaaattgaaatgtctGATTTTGGAATTCGCTAGAAAAAAGGAAGAGGAGACTGGAGGGACAATAGAAATTAATCGAATAGCGGAGATGGATCACTGGAGAAATCTGGAGGAGTTCGCAGTGGTTGACTATGTGATCAATGCGGATCCGTTGAACTTTAACCAATTATTCGGGCATTTCAAAACACTCAACGTTTGCCTGCAAAACTTCACAGTTGATAACTTGCTTTTCATGAAACAG aaatcccTAGCATCCTCATTGTATTTACATTTCATTTGCGAAAACTTTGAACTGGAGAACTTGTACGAGCTCATTGGACGCCCTTTACTCGAAACTGCGAATGCAGTCAAATACCGAAAATGGTTCTTCAAGTTAATTGGCTCTATAGAAAACACTCTGATATTGATAATTCACACTCAAAATGGCAAAATCCATATTCAAATAACTAGAATTCCCACATCAGATGTTCCCCAAAATGCAACAATTCGAGTTGATtttgaatga
- the C01B9.1 gene encoding DUF38 domain-containing protein (Confirmed by transcript evidence): MKYVNAILAIEIPISYISIQFVNRECWKSLNPEVVSHVGMLLLEEMAKMLKSSNVKLKKFSVRLFETPSDPIEKILSDLDVKVLVLKTDWDEDDEDKKPIQKVESDNWKKVRALYINSFYLAGPVQQISHLSTASCFFNSINFDDLVFLKNHFLDAPHAREYVIHYREFDGHPMMVLPQKMGLITIVGDPIDVDHCETGEDIYKFHVMDENHDISINLCMREYANLHSITFTREPPLVKQFSDPIVTNYHSSTVELLENSQNISVFLVILRDSIMFQLTYQPKTSLEKQNAIFDYKKQMSGCSVNSENRTELGVNLDYRTLFCTHLKYLLDRIGYCTFAAFSFVFYGKLMSEYVVGDESDMLHMEFFNVFDKFVQPNSIKALVFSVNFKFHPLAINYITSVLSFFQPGPLQSIMLDMDKRTTAMNLESIVRLEQWEQAAMILMSDITVKFARRDFGHLGIAKIIAHPISFEDLTFLKEHFITSDIPQMFEIKYLRSSEINVNVAQKLLETFGPPAHEEYASAEQCDRIWCLPISNSENCVLVKHIFCRRREYGSFNFSRRLASELELMSTTSPNRSQILSALVKKIEALKNWSLKVRIDEGQVQINFTHSPWPTKSICYKNHREGCLLEYEFHKVVFDENFAVASCDDLNFVMNSVQEFDKFEIESGEISAPNRDDDPNNSNETILPYWLTNLKTHLKQRSQMLTVGTFKLNLKNHAPNNRFFSILSLIASETIELKTTVQEAKLKLKEINVTNAKEFKAESFQLSVPIKLLLHFSNVSATLQTVSIQDLNILKEHFLNSPIKLKFIINDTLSKNEDVNVTNLLEMFGAPDRIEDVLMEWRIRTLSTKFELVIEYRPCVPMGQSFTFESFAIADTVFEKEHQTLGPINNLAMLPLSFTTRSVILPSTLNSMKGAQLTEIYMSVERIRITIFFRYFLHNHENCRTHEYERYQKGCRVKCDLQEEVARHQDFISLAISHLSVILKSHDNMVRFKIYLRDDSEEDDVDKKVLQALVEALKERQNKLRIKYLEVYFWKRPLIELAASLLSWCDPIDLIRIVLEAPFFKGIVIEPEACELLVNLEQWKSVRQMMCPSLVFPTALSSFEHFSAANFTVPTISLEQLNSLKKHFMNFTTEFIFAIHFLAYKDQDINNMGERGPKPQDVFCTPSQAEYGNEELGNKRWYLPMENTEYQLDIIYLRCGRQGVPVYIFKREPLIKLHPLRKAEKAPPFDMLRLVTWFPLIMKNILNDCAFVSVEVLRNVSKDIRQFVDRNRRNSIFQTYDISLSLSSDDAKLCIRQFNSHTIFHYSPQPIGCKLKITELTQFGRFQSMRQLNMTDDTYINYLMRILQYILRDQRDCLNFFTYGLHFENDNEAAEARRQVKKILLPNALRSHKFQLVNLDLTVRNESEILELLECFDAGKLKCLILEFARKKEEETGGTIEINRIAEMDHWRNLEEFAVVDYVINADPLNFNQLFGHFKTLNVCLQNFTVDNLLFMKQKSLASSLYLHFICENFELENLYELIGRPLLETANAVKYRKWFFKLIGSIENTLILIIHTQNGKIHIQITRIPTSDVPQNATIRVDFE, translated from the exons ATGAAATATGTAAATGCGATTCTAGCAatcgaaattccaatttcttatATATCTATCCAGTTTGTTAACAGAGAGTGTTGGAAGTCACTAAATCCCGAAGTAGTGTCTCATGTCGGGATGCTACTATTAGAGGAAATGGCCAAAATGCTGAAATCAAGCAATGTGAagctaaaaaagttttctgtaCGTCTTTTCGAGACGCCATCAGACCCTATCGAGAAAATTCTATCAGATTTGGATGTGAAAGTTTTGGTATTGAAGACAGACTgggatgaagatgatgaagataaGAAGCCTATTCAAAAAGTCGAATCGGATAACTGGAAAAAGGTCAGAGCGCTGTACATCAACTCGTTCTATTTGGCGGGTCCTGTTCAACAAATCTCACATTTGTCGACTGCCTCATGCTTTTTCAATTCGATCAATTTCGACGATTTGGtcttcttgaaaaat CATTTCCTCGATGCACCACATGCACGTGAATACGTCATTCACTATCGAGAATTCGATGGGCATCCTATGATGGTACTTCCTCAAAAAATGGGATTAATTACAATCGTGGGAGATCCAATCGATGTAGATCATTGTGAAACTGGAGAAGACATCTACAAATTTCACGTGATGGACGAGAATCACgatatttcaattaatttgtgTATGAGGGAATACGCAAATTTGCATTCGATTACTTTTACACGGGAGCCGCCTTTGGTGAAGCAGTTTTCGGA CCCAATCGTGACAAACTACCACTCGTCGACTGTCGAGTTACTCGAAAACAGCCAGAACATTAGTGTCTTTCTAGTGATACTGAGAGACTCCATTATGTTTCAACTCACTTATCAACCGAAAACTAGCttggaaaaacaaaatgcCATCTTCGATTATAAAAAGCAGATGTCTGGATGCTCTGTGAATTCTGAGAATAGAACTGAATTGGGTGTGAATCTAGATTATCGTACTCTTTTTTGCACCCACTTGAAGTACTTATTAGACAGAATTGGATATTGTACATTTGCAGCATTTTCCTTTGTGTTCTACGGAAAATTAATGAGTGAATATGTTGTAGGAGATGAAAGTGATATGTTACACATGGAGTTTTTCAATGTATTCGATAAATTTGTTCAACCAAATTCCATAAAAGCATTGGTATTTAGtgtcaatttcaaatttcatccTCTCGCTATCAATTACATCACCTCGGTACTCTCATTCTTCCAACCCGGCCCGCTTCAATCTATCATGCTTGACATGGATAAAAGGACAACCGCTATGAACTTGGAAAGTATTGTGCGCCTGGAACAATGGGAACAAGCTGCTATGATTTTGATGTCGGATATTACTGTGAAATTCGCAAGGAGGGATTTTGGGCATTTGGGCATTGCAAAAATCATAGCCCACCCGATTTCTTTCGAAGATCTAACGTTTCTAAAAGAG CATTTTATCACTTCTGACATCCCTCAGATGTTTGAGATTAAGTATCTCCGTTCCTCTGAGATCAATGTCAATGTTGCTCAGAAACTTCTAGAGACATTTGGACCACCAGCTCACGAAGAGTATGCAAGTGCAGAGCAATGTGATCGAATTTGGTGCCTTCCGATTTCAAATTCCGAGAATTGTGTTCTCGTCAAACACATATTCTGTCGTCGGCGAGAGTACGGCTCATTCAACTTCAGTCGACGCTTGGCATCTGAGTTGGAGTTGATGAG cacCACATCTCCCAACCGATCTCAAATACTCTCTGCACTCGTCAAGAAAATAGAAGCGTTGAAAAACTGGTCTCTCAAAGTTAGAATAGATGAGGGCCAGGTTCAGATCAACTTCACTCACTCACCCTGGCCGACCAAAAGCATCTGCTATAAAAATCACAGAGAAGGATGTCTGTTGGAGTATGAATTTCACAAAGTAGTGTTTGATGAGAACTTTGCCGTTGCATCCTGTGATGATCTGAACTTCGTAATGAATAGTGTGCAAGAGTTTGAcaagtttgaaattgaatctGGCGAGATCTCAGCGCCAAATCGAGACGATGATCCAAATAACTctaatgaaacaattttaccATATTGGTTGACTAATCTGAAAACACATTTGAAGCAAAGATCACAGATGCTTACTGTCGGAACTTTTAAgctgaacttgaaaaatcacgCTCCAAACAATCGGTTCTTTTCAATCCTGTCACTGATTGCCTCGGAAACTATCGAGTTGAAGACTACTGTCCAGGAAGCAAAGTTAAAGTTGAAAGAAATTAATGTAACAAATGCCAAGGAGTTTAAAGCAGAATCGTTTCAATTATCCGTTCCTATCAAATTGttgcttcatttttcaaatgtgtcTGCGACGTTACAGACAGTTTCAATTCAAGATCTCAATATATTGAAAGAG cacttCCTGAATTCTCCAATCAAGCTCAAGTTTATCATCAACGACactctttcaaaaaatgaagatgtgAATGTTACAAACCTACTGGAAATGTTTGGAGCACCCGACCGTATTGAAGATGTCCTCATGGAATGGCGTATTCGGACTCTTAGCACAAAATTCGAGCTAGTCATAGAATACCGCCCATGTGTTCCCATGGGTCAATCATTcacttttgaaagttttgcgATTGCTGACACCGTATTTGAAAAG gaacaTCAAACACTCGGTCCAATCAATAACCTAGCCATGTTGCCACT CTCCTTCACTACTCGATCCGTAATTCTCCCCTCCACATTGAATTCCATGAAAGGCGCACAACTCACTGAGATTTACATGTCAGTTGAACGTATCCGAATTACAATATTCTTCCGTTATTTTCTCCATAATCATGAAAATTGTCGAACCCACGAGTATGAACGTTATCAGAAAGGGTGCCGGGTTAAATGTGATCTTCAAGAAGAGGTAGCTCGACACCAAGACTTTATCTCGTTGGCGATTTCCCATTTGTCAGTGATTCTGAAGAGTCACGATAACATGGTtcgattcaaaatttatctacGCGATGATTCTGAAGAGGACGACGTTGATAAAAAGGTTCTTCAAGCCCTTGTTGAAGCGCTTAAAGAACGACAGAACAAGCTGAGAATTAAATATTTAGAGGTATATTTCTGGAAGCGACCGCTCATCGAACTCGCCGCCTCGCTATTGTCATGGTGCGACCCCATAGATCTTATAAGAATTGTTTTGGAAGCACCATTTTTCAAAGGCATAGTCATCGAACCGGAAGCTTGTGAACTACTTGTCAACCTAGAACAGTGGAAAAGTGTGAGACAGATGATGTGTCCGTCGCTCGTGTTTCCAACTGCACTGTCaagttttgagcatttttctgcCGCTAACTTCACTGTTCCAACAATCAGTTTGGAGCAGttgaattcattgaaaaag CACTTTATGAATTTCACCACTGAATTCATATTTGCCATTCACTTTCTCGCTTACAAAGATCAAGACATCAATAATATGGGAGAAAGAGGACCGAAACCCCAAGACGTTTTTTGTACACCTTCTCAGGCTGAATACGGAAATGAAGAATTAGGAAATAAACGGTGGTATTTGCCAATGGAAAATACGGAGTATCAACTCGATATAATTTATCTACGTTGTGGAAGGCAAGGGGTTCCAGTGTATATTTTCAAGcgg GAACCTCTCATAAAACTGCACCCACTAAGAAAAGCAGAAAAAGCGCCACCGTTTGATATGCTGCGGCTCGTCACCTGGTTCCCGCTGattatgaaaaacattttgaatgatTGTGCATTCGTCTCAGT GGAAGTGCTCCGCAATGTCTCCAAAGACATTCGCCAGTTCGTAGATCGGAATCGGAGAAATTCAATATTCCAAACATATGACATTTCACTAAGTTTGTCCAGTGATGATGCCAAACTCTGTATACGACAGTTCAACTCGCACACCATTTTTCACTACTCCCCGCAACCAATAGGCTGCAAGCTCAAAATCACTGAGTTGACTCAGTTCGGACGCTTTCAGAGCATGCGACAGCTGAATATGACAGACGACACCTATATAAACTATCTGATGCGTATTCTTCAGTACATTTTAAGAGATCAGAGAGATTGTCTCAACTTTTTCACGTATGgccttcattttgaaaatgacaatGAGGCAGCCGAGGCAAGAAGACAAGTCAAGAAAATTCTCCTGCCAAATGCACTTCGGAGCCACAAGTTCCAGTTAGTAAATTTAGATTTAACCGTAAGAAACGAATCGGAAATTTTGGAGCTTCTCGAATGCTTTGacgctggaaaattgaaatgtctGATTTTGGAATTCGCTAGAAAAAAGGAAGAGGAGACTGGAGGGACAATAGAAATTAATCGAATAGCGGAGATGGATCACTGGAGAAATCTGGAGGAGTTCGCAGTGGTTGACTATGTGATCAATGCGGATCCGTTGAACTTTAACCAATTATTCGGGCATTTCAAAACACTCAACGTTTGCCTGCAAAACTTCACAGTTGATAACTTGCTTTTCATGAAACAG aaatcccTAGCATCCTCATTGTATTTACATTTCATTTGCGAAAACTTTGAACTGGAGAACTTGTACGAGCTCATTGGACGCCCTTTACTCGAAACTGCGAATGCAGTCAAATACCGAAAATGGTTCTTCAAGTTAATTGGCTCTATAGAAAACACTCTGATATTGATAATTCACACTCAAAATGGCAAAATCCATATTCAAATAACTAGAATTCCCACATCAGATGTTCCCCAAAATGCAACAATTCGAGTTGATtttgaatga